Genomic window (Phycisphaeraceae bacterium):
CTGATGCAACCGCGGTATCACCAAAGACACGGGCGAGCAGGACATCGCGCGCGAGCCCGCAGATACGGGAGATAAGCGTCAGTCCAGAAACAACACCGAGGCTGCGCGACACACTTGTCTGCTTCCGGGGCGCAGATGACTGCTGGTGTGTGTCAGCCTCGGGCTGTGGCTCTGGCTCCATAGGCAAAGAGTATCGGCAGTTGTCTCAGGGTTGCAGGATGCAGCGTGACGAGCTCAGCCAATCAACAGAAAGAACACGAGATGGTGCAGCACCAGCACGGGCAGCAGCAGAATTATCGCACGAGCCATGTATCCGAAGAACGATGGCATGCGAAGGCCGCTCGATTCAGCAATCGCACGCACCATGAAGTTCGGCCCATTGCCAATGTACGTCATTGCCCCAAAGAACACTGCACCGGTAGAGATGGCAGACAGTATCATTGCGCCAGTGTGCCTTGTTGTGCCGTCTTCATTGAACAGGAACGCATGGACCGATGCCGGATCGATATTTGTGTTCTCAGGCGCCAGCATGTTGAAGTGCTCATTTCCAAACGCGATCTGCAGGAAGTTCAGATACGTTGGCGCGTTATCGAGGACACCTGAGAGCGCGCCCGTCAGATAGTAAAACGCGTGGACGGAATCAATACCGAGTTGCTGTCCGTGCGTGGAAAGGTATCCGAGCGCTGGCATCATGGTTGTAAAGATGCCGAGGAACAACAGGCCCACTTCCTTGACAGGGAAGAAATCGAACTCGTTAGCGTGCAGTATTTCACGTGGAGCGAGCTTGTATGACATAATGGCGACAAGAATCTGGAAGGTTGCTCCAACCGGTAATCCCTCGAACTGGGTCATGCCCATCGCTTTCAGAATGGGATCAATAAACACACCCAGGATCATCAGACCGAGACAGATGATGCCAACCGCACCCTTCAGGCGTAAGCCAAACTTTGCAGGTTCGACAACAACCTCATTGTCGTCATTAGTGGGATTTGCGGGGCCAATCTTCCAGTCAATGACGGCAAACACCGAGAGCAGGAGTGTGATAACAAATGCCCACTCCGCAAGCATGTGTTCTGCAGTCCAGAAGAATGGCACGCCTTTCAGGAAACCGAGGTACAGCGGCGGATCACCAATCGGTGTGAGGGCACCGCCACAGTTGGAGACAATAAAGATAAAAAATACAACGTGGATAGGCTTCAGGCGCCCTGCATTGACGCGCATGAACGGTCTGATCAGCAGCATCGAAGCGCCGGTTGTTCCGACGATGTTTGCGATGACAGCACCAAATCCAAGCAGCGCAACATTCAGCTTGGGACCGCCCTTCCCTTTCAGATCAACAAGTACGCCGCCAGAGACGACAAACAAGCCACCAACAAGAGCAATAAACTGGTAATACTCAAGGGCCGCGTGTTTGAGCTGGTAGAGTCCATACGACATGCCGTGCGAATAGGGCTCGTCGCCCTTGAATGCAAAGAAGTAGTACGCTGCAACAACGCCTCCCAAGAAGAAGGCAAAGTCGGGAAAGTGTGAGTGCCAGAACTTTCCGTTAATGAACGGCATCAATGCGATTGAGCCAAGCAGCAATGCAAACGGGAGCACGAGCCAGATCGGTATGGCAGGAGCCGGGCCGTGTGCGTGCGCAGCATGCTCTGTGGGATCATGATCTGTAGCAGTTTCTGAGCCCGCTGGGTGTGTGTCCTCGCTGTGTTCGGGCTCTGTGCCGCTGGCATGATCATTTGTCTGGTTGTTCTGCGATGGGTCGGCATGTTCCTGCTGAGGTGTTGGAGGAAGATGCACTGACTCGCCATCACCGTCGGCAACGATTGTGCCATGACTTGCAGCGTCTGAATGCGCTCCGTGGTTCCAGGATGCGGGTAGAACGAATGACACCAAGGCCCCGATGATCAGCCCAGCAATCAGCGTGAGAATCCAGCACTTTGGGCCGGTGAATCCGTGGGAATGGTCGTGCGAGTCTGACATATGGTGTCCTGATCATGCCAATCGTGGGAGTCTGGAATGGTTTCAACGTACGGTCGGCACTGGTTTATCGGCGAAACGGGTGTCCTGATCGAAATGTGTGTGCGGATGTGCCGTATTGCGAAAGTTCGGGCTGCGTAACAGACGTATCAAATCACCTGAAACGGGCGTTGAACTGCGATGAGTCACGGATTGCGCTATGAGAGATCAGGTAGAGAACAAAGCCCGATCGGCAGACATTGCGCGGTCCAGATACCTGTTTTACGAGTGCGATGTCTGGGTGCTTTGCGCGGCGGGGACTTCCACAATCGGTGTTTCTGGGGGGTGGGTACGTTCTTCTGCAACCCGCTTGTTGCGTTTGGTGAACCACTTTAGTACCGACTTTGCGAGTTGGGCGTAATCGTCGCTGCCAGCAGCCGCTGGCGCATATGCGAAGATAGATTGGCCGAAGCTCGGACATTCCGCAAGCTTGATATTCCGGCGGATCGCGGGCGTAAACACCTGTGAGTGTTGCCATGGCACCGCTTGTGATCGTGATGAGGAGAAGAACCCGCGAATATCCGAGACGACTTCCTGCGTGTGTGTCGCCTGCTTGTCGTACATGCAAAGGACGACGCCCGCAACCTCAAGGGTCGGGTTGAGTTTCTGACGAACCAGCGAGATAGTTTCGAGAAGCTTGCTCATTCCCTGCAGGCTCAGGAAGTGTGCCTGCATCGGGATGATGACCTGATCAACCGCAGCGAGCGCAGATAGTGTGATCAACCCGAGTGAAGGGGGGCAATCGAGCAGAATGTCGTCATACTGATCCGCCACCTGATCAATCGCTGCACGTAAGCGTTCATATCTGTCAGAAGCTTGCCCGAGTTCCATCTCAGCCGCAGCAAGATCTGTCTCGGCAGGGATGACATCAAGTCGCTCTTCTGCGTTGACTATGACGTTTGGTGTGACACTTGGGTCGTGTAGAACGTCATAGATCGAGCCGTGCTCGCTTGCTTCGACACCAAGATGGAGTGATGCATGGGCCTGCGAGTCGAGATCAATCAGCAGTACGCGCCGCCCTGTGCGCGCCAAACCGGCCGCAAGATTGACCGCGGTGGTTGTTTTGCCAACGCCGCCCTTCTGGTTCAAGAATGCAACTTTTTCGGGCGGACCCGAGGTTGCGCGAGCTGGTATGGGCAGTTGCTTTGATGCAGTGCTCGCGGGCTCATCAACTTGATCAGGCTGGTTTGGCATCATGGTGCCTGAGTATAGGAAGACTTCAGAGATTCCTGCAGAATGACGCCAAAGTGCGGTGGACGAGAGACGCGGATATACCGGGCGCCGGCTGTCGATAACTGTCGATTGCTACTGTATGTTGCGCCCATCGGGCTGTTGTGTTTCTACAGGCAACGTGTCAATGGTTGCTGTGCTTCTCAGTTGGAATGGGTGCTGTCCGTTCGCTGCGGCTGTCGCCTCATCAACGATCTGTTTCAGTCGTGCAACTTTGATCGCCGTCACGACAAGGAACGCCGCAAAGACCAATCCAACAGCGTAGACGAGTCTGGCGTTCCCAAGTGAGATCAGCACACCGATTGATGCAAAGATCAATCCAATGCCATAGAGAGAGAATACCGCCCCTTTCACGCCGAGCGCTCGCTTGAGCATGTGATGCAGGTGTTGGTCATCGGGAGCGCTCAGCGGCAGACCAGCCATCTTTCGTCTGATGATCGCGAGCACAGTGTCAACGATTGGGATCGCCCAGATGAGAAGCCCCGCAAAGACGAGATGGGTTCGGCTGTAATCGCGCGAGATAACATCGCCGGAATCGCCGAGCGTCAGGATAATGACCACGGTGCAATATCCGAGCAGCATTGAACCGCAGTCACCTAAAAAGATGGAAGCAGGATTGAAGTTGTAGGGGAGGAACCCGAGACACGCACCAAGCACCGACATGCAGAGGATGATGCGCTGTGCATCGCGCTCGCCGTCGTCGCGTAACGCGAGCACTGTGGCAACGCCGAGCAGCCCGAGCATCGCAACGATTGTAATTCCGCCGAGCAGTCCATCGAGACCGTCGACGAGATTTGCAGCATTGCATCCGCCGAGAACAAACAGCGCAATCAGAGCGGTGCCGACCCAGTAGACGGTGTCGAACTCCAGCCCTGGAATACCGAAGTTGAAAATCAACTCCGAATCATTGAAGAGCCATTGGCCAAGCGGGCGTACCAGTCCGCTCGCAACCGCAACACCAACATTGTCATATGCAAGGGCAGCCGCCGCAAACAACTGTCCTGCAATCTTGATGCGTGGAGAGATGTCCATGACGTCGTCGAGGAGCCCGACGAGCATAATGACAAACATCCCGAACACGACTGCCCATGGTATTGGTTCTGCAGGAATGCCATCCAGGAACTTTGAGTTGTGATACCGGATCAGTCCCGGAAACTCAATGGCAAGATAGCTGAAGAGCACGCCGCCCATCAAGCCAAGGAAAACTGCTGCACCGCCGAGATATGCAACCGGAATTCGATGCACCTTTCGGGGGTCACTGGGCTTGTCGATGATGCCGTGTCGCAACGCGAGACGGCGCATGACAGGTGTTGCAATAAGCGTCACAATGAACGCGATGACAAACACCCACAGGTACCCGTTGAGGACGTGTGTGGCGGTCTCGTGTGAGGAGGTGAGCCCTGCTCTGGATGCGAGCGAGTCATATTGTGACTGCATCGACTGGATAGACGTTCCGAGTTCCCTGATGTCGTGGAGCAACTCCTGTTGGAACGTTTCACTATCAAACGCGGGCACAGCGACTGTGCCATTGGGAAGATCGAGAGGGATGTCTGGCTGGAAACTCATGCAGACGTCTGGTCCGTTGATTGATGGGTACTGGATTTGGTATGGACAATCGGCGCGTTCGCAGATCCCTTGCGTATGGAGCGGGCGAGATCAAGAACTGTCTGCTCCAGCGTGATGGATGGATTGAACGTGACCACAGAGCGTAGCCGTGTCAGATCAGGCTGCCTTTGCCTCAGATCTTCAAATCCGGTTGTGTATGCCTTTTCATACGGGATGTGAAGCTTCTGTGAATCAGACTCCAGTGTGGCGATAACTGTGTCTGCCAGCGAGTTGATGGTGATGGGCGTGTCATTCCCGACATTGAAGACTCTTCCCCACGCGTCGTTGCGGCGAAGGAGCTGCGGAAGAACTTTTACAACATCACGGACATCACAAAGACATCTGCTCTGCTCGC
Coding sequences:
- a CDS encoding sodium:proton antiporter produces the protein MSDSHDHSHGFTGPKCWILTLIAGLIIGALVSFVLPASWNHGAHSDAASHGTIVADGDGESVHLPPTPQQEHADPSQNNQTNDHASGTEPEHSEDTHPAGSETATDHDPTEHAAHAHGPAPAIPIWLVLPFALLLGSIALMPFINGKFWHSHFPDFAFFLGGVVAAYYFFAFKGDEPYSHGMSYGLYQLKHAALEYYQFIALVGGLFVVSGGVLVDLKGKGGPKLNVALLGFGAVIANIVGTTGASMLLIRPFMRVNAGRLKPIHVVFFIFIVSNCGGALTPIGDPPLYLGFLKGVPFFWTAEHMLAEWAFVITLLLSVFAVIDWKIGPANPTNDDNEVVVEPAKFGLRLKGAVGIICLGLMILGVFIDPILKAMGMTQFEGLPVGATFQILVAIMSYKLAPREILHANEFDFFPVKEVGLLFLGIFTTMMPALGYLSTHGQQLGIDSVHAFYYLTGALSGVLDNAPTYLNFLQIAFGNEHFNMLAPENTNIDPASVHAFLFNEDGTTRHTGAMILSAISTGAVFFGAMTYIGNGPNFMVRAIAESSGLRMPSFFGYMARAIILLLPVLVLHHLVFFLLIG
- a CDS encoding ParA family protein, with protein sequence MPNQPDQVDEPASTASKQLPIPARATSGPPEKVAFLNQKGGVGKTTTAVNLAAGLARTGRRVLLIDLDSQAHASLHLGVEASEHGSIYDVLHDPSVTPNVIVNAEERLDVIPAETDLAAAEMELGQASDRYERLRAAIDQVADQYDDILLDCPPSLGLITLSALAAVDQVIIPMQAHFLSLQGMSKLLETISLVRQKLNPTLEVAGVVLCMYDKQATHTQEVVSDIRGFFSSSRSQAVPWQHSQVFTPAIRRNIKLAECPSFGQSIFAYAPAAAGSDDYAQLAKSVLKWFTKRNKRVAEERTHPPETPIVEVPAAQSTQTSHS
- a CDS encoding undecaprenyl/decaprenyl-phosphate alpha-N-acetylglucosaminyl 1-phosphate transferase, with product MSFQPDIPLDLPNGTVAVPAFDSETFQQELLHDIRELGTSIQSMQSQYDSLASRAGLTSSHETATHVLNGYLWVFVIAFIVTLIATPVMRRLALRHGIIDKPSDPRKVHRIPVAYLGGAAVFLGLMGGVLFSYLAIEFPGLIRYHNSKFLDGIPAEPIPWAVVFGMFVIMLVGLLDDVMDISPRIKIAGQLFAAAALAYDNVGVAVASGLVRPLGQWLFNDSELIFNFGIPGLEFDTVYWVGTALIALFVLGGCNAANLVDGLDGLLGGITIVAMLGLLGVATVLALRDDGERDAQRIILCMSVLGACLGFLPYNFNPASIFLGDCGSMLLGYCTVVIILTLGDSGDVISRDYSRTHLVFAGLLIWAIPIVDTVLAIIRRKMAGLPLSAPDDQHLHHMLKRALGVKGAVFSLYGIGLIFASIGVLISLGNARLVYAVGLVFAAFLVVTAIKVARLKQIVDEATAAANGQHPFQLRSTATIDTLPVETQQPDGRNIQ